Part of the Shewanella eurypsychrophilus genome is shown below.
ACTAAAGCCATGGCTTTGTTTTAGAGCCTTTTCTAAATGCCCTAAGAAATCTTGTTTCTCTGTAATACAATCGTACAAAATAGAGGTAAAAGTTACATCGTCTAGCAGCACTTTCACTGATGCGACTTTTTTCATGAAAGTAATAGGATCAATATGGCTCTCAGCACCAATTGTCCCGCTACAGATCTCTTTTTCTGTAATCTTCAGTATCTTGCTTAGCTTTTCCACCTGACTGGCCTTCGGCTCTGTAAGGTCACGCTCCCACTTGCTTACAGTTTGAACTGTTAAGCCTATCTGTTCGGCTATATCTTCCTGCTTGATATTTAATGCAATACGTCGGTCTTTTAATACGCTACCAATACTCATGTTTAAGTTTTCCATATTCACACCTACTTTAATATTAGTTTACACCCACTTTTGTTTGGCTTACTATCTAACCATACTTTTGTATCTCTTCACACAAACATTAGTTTAAGTGAAAGCTCTTGACAGGGATTTTAGAGAATTGTTTTTCATCGATCGTTTGTTCATGCAACAAGACCATCCTGCTGGCGGATTACCGCTCGTGGGTCGTCATGTTATTGAACGGATCGAACTCGAAACAGGCGAGCATTTACCACCGTCTGTTAATCAGAAAATCCTAGAGGGCTCATACAGTACTAAGCTCACTATCCGCTGTGATGGGCAACGGGTGAGGGTAGAAGGCAATCCTTCTCGATGGCAACGTATGGACAACCTTTTTGGTCTTCAAACGCTTGATGAGTGTGTGGAGATCTTTAACCATGTATTAGCTCGGTATGATTTGCCTCCGTTTACTAAAAACACCCAAATATCTCATCGTCAAACACCCGATGGAAAAACAACTCAATTGGTCGGCAACGGTGCAGAAATTACCGCAATCGACTGGACAGTCAATCATCAAGTAGGCAAGGGCAAAGAAGCTTCTTTTATCCGTGGAATGTCATCCAT
Proteins encoded:
- a CDS encoding helix-turn-helix domain-containing protein encodes the protein MENLNMSIGSVLKDRRIALNIKQEDIAEQIGLTVQTVSKWERDLTEPKASQVEKLSKILKITEKEICSGTIGAESHIDPITFMKKVASVKVLLDDVTFTSILYDCITEKQDFLGHLEKALKQSHGFSSDELNKISADELYAAKESTKIENMVNQK